One part of the Eleginops maclovinus isolate JMC-PN-2008 ecotype Puerto Natales chromosome 14, JC_Emac_rtc_rv5, whole genome shotgun sequence genome encodes these proteins:
- the zgc:92429 gene encoding cysteine and histidine-rich domain-containing protein 1 produces the protein MALLCYNKGCGLKYDGTKNKEDSCVFHPGVPIFHDALKGWSCCKKRTTDFSEFLSIKGCTRGLHSNEKPQEPLRPEVSTDKGETKHSNCQEIIYQGPKSKEKLEKERPNSDEPRIKLPHKVSATLAQALEKLDLNTKAEYEKKESQTVMPGTRCKNPGCKTVYQGPETNAEVCTHHPGVPVFHEGYKYWNCCCIKTIDFNAFLDQRGCTTGTHRWVPKQDKKKVACRYDWHQTGDNVVVTIYAKNANPEFTSIEANRTVLSCQIQFENDKVFKKEFRFWGVVNVKKSSINMVPSKVEITLRKADQVAWGKLEDPNYKPEPEPVDDSFNETTEAQEPDYDIEDDDISDSDEEWAYDTNKTQEDKDQVEQKKKDEEMENLKRKEVEEELKRAMEEKKKLEEEKKKLEEQRRQEEGEGYEDMPELE, from the exons GGATGGTCGTGCTGCAAGAAGAGGACGACGGACTTCTCGGAGTTCCTCTCCATTAAG GGTTGCACCCGCGGGCTCCACAGCAACGAGAAGCCCCAGGAGCCTCTGCGGCCGGAGGTGTCGACGGATAAGGGCGAGACCAAACACAGCAACTGCCAGGAGATCATCTACCAGGGACCCAAGTCTAAGGAAaagctggagaaggagaggcCGAA ttcagaCGAGCCGAGGATCAAGCTGCCCCACAAAGTGTCTGCGACGCTGGCTCAGGCGCTGGAAAAACTAGACCTCAACACGAAGGCCGAGTACGAGAAGAAAG AGAGTCAGACAGTGATGCCCGGGACGCGCTGCAAAAACCCAGGATGTAAAaca gtctATCAAGGCCCGGAGACCAACGCAGAGGTCTGCACCCATCACCCTGGAGTCCCAGTCTTCCATGAGGG ctATAAGTACTGGAACTGCTGCTGCATAAAGACAATAGACTTCAATGCTTTCCTCGACCAGAGAGGCTGCACCACGGGGACTCACCGCTGGGTCCCAAAGCAG gacaAGAAGAAGGTGGCGTGTCGATACGACTGGCACCAGACGGGAGACAATGTCGTCGTTACAATTTACGCCAAAAACGCAAACCCAGAATTCACCAGCATAGAAGCTAACCGGACTGTG CTCTCATGTCAAATCCAGTTTGAGAACGATAAGGTCTTCAAGAAAGAATTTCGCTTCTGGGGC GTGGTGAATGTTAAGAAAAGTTCCATCAACATGGTCCCATCCAAAGTGGAGATCACCCTCCGCAAGGCCGACCAGGTGGCCTGGGGAAAACTAGAGGATCCCAACTATAAACCTGAGCCGGAGCCCGTGGACGACTCCTTCAACGAGACCACCGAGGCCCAGGAGCCGGACTACGATATCGAGGACGACGACATCAGCGACTCGGACGAGGAGTGGGCCTACGACACGAATAAAACGCAGGAGGACAAGGATCAGGttgagcagaagaagaaagatgaaGAGATGGAAAACTTAAAGAGGaaggaggtggaagaggagctgaagagggctatggaggagaagaagaagttggaggaggagaagaagaagttggaggagcagaggaggcaggaggaaggggaaggatACGAAGACATGCCAGAACTGGAGTAA